A stretch of Lathyrus oleraceus cultivar Zhongwan6 chromosome 6, CAAS_Psat_ZW6_1.0, whole genome shotgun sequence DNA encodes these proteins:
- the LOC127098593 gene encoding uncharacterized protein LOC127098593, producing the protein MGTEDFTFPRINDTFPYIIDSPPLWNSSSTSSSSKKGDFYEENSDSKNQRKSFSSSIQNGTKSRELEDEEVVPMDLLWEVFNEEVVEYRSLKIGHTTKNGLVHIKNKPTMLEMLKVLKKLFSINNSHGKSTRRIL; encoded by the coding sequence ATGGGAACAGAAGACTTTACCTTCCCAAGAATTAACGACACTTTTCCATATATCATTGATTCACCTCCTCTTTGGaattcatcatcaacatcctccTCTTCTAAAAAGGGAGATTTCTATGAAGAAAATTCGGACTCAAAGAATCAAAGGAAGAGCTTTTCATCATCAATACAAAATGGAACAAAATCAAGGGAGTTAGAAGATGAAGAGGTTGTTCCAATGGATTTATTGTGGGAGGTTTTCAATGAAGAGGTCGTTGAGTATAGATCCTTAAAAATTGGTCACACAACAAAAAATGGTCTTGTTCATATCAAGAATAAGCCTACTATGTTGGAGATGTTGAAGGTTTTGAAGAAACTTTTTTCCATCAACAATTCTCATGGTAAATCAACAAGAAGAATACTATAA